CGCCTTGCAGCTACCGACCCAACCCATGAGCGAGTCGAGGCTTGATTATTATTTTAGGATTTGCGCCGATGAGGGCGCTAGGCTCGTGGTGCTTGGAGAGTACGTGCTAAACAGCTTTTTTAAAGAGCTTGAGCTCATGCCAAAAAGCCTCATAAAAGAGCAAAGCGAGCGCAAAAAACATGCGCTTGCGGCGATGGCGCAAAAATACAATCTAGAAATCCTAGCCCCGCTCGTACTACCCAAAGGCAAAGGCTTCGTCAAGGTCGCGGCGAGATTTAGCCCCGCGTCCTCGCGCTTTTACGAGCAGCAGATCCTGATGCCCTACCCGCACTGGAACGAGGCGAAATTTTTTGCTAACAAAGATGAGGGCGAGCTAAATTTACCCGTCTTTAGCTACGAGAAATTTAAAATCGGCGCGATGTTTGGTTTTGAGGCGCATTTTGATGCGGCGTGGGCGTATATGGCGCGCAAGAAAGTCGATGCCGTCGTGGTTCCCACCGCGTGCACGTTTTTTA
The nucleotide sequence above comes from uncultured Campylobacter sp.. Encoded proteins:
- a CDS encoding carbon-nitrogen hydrolase family protein: MSSAAVCALQLPTQPMSESRLDYYFRICADEGARLVVLGEYVLNSFFKELELMPKSLIKEQSERKKHALAAMAQKYNLEILAPLVLPKGKGFVKVAARFSPASSRFYEQQILMPYPHWNEAKFFANKDEGELNLPVFSYEKFKIGAMFGFEAHFDAAWAYMARKKVDAVVVPTACTFFSETRWEELLKTRAFTNNVYVLRVNRVGNHKAASGEQWSFYGDSMLISPFGEVVSRLGKNEEMMVAKLEKKELSEARKTWEFSKILEKRFK